Proteins encoded in a region of the Pseudothermotoga elfii DSM 9442 = NBRC 107921 genome:
- the pyrH gene encoding UMP kinase, producing MYQRVLVKLSGEVMCGEGSRGFDQSNINYLVQQIAQIVDYGVNVGIVIGAGNIFRGEELSEIPHSLADQIGMLGTVINALYLKGSLQKVGIKCVVVSQVTSLPSIRPIHYDDINLYFDAGYVVIFAGGTSNPFFTTDTAAALRAVEMGANLLIKATKVNGIYDSDPKKNKSARKLDKISYYDAISRGLKVMDMEAFSICGRYKLPIVILNFFEDGSLLRAVRGEDVGSIIMPD from the coding sequence TTGTATCAAAGAGTCCTGGTTAAATTGAGTGGGGAAGTCATGTGTGGGGAAGGTTCGAGGGGTTTTGATCAAAGTAACATAAATTATCTTGTCCAGCAGATTGCACAGATTGTTGATTACGGAGTTAATGTTGGAATAGTAATAGGGGCAGGAAATATATTTAGAGGAGAAGAACTTTCCGAAATTCCGCATTCGCTTGCTGATCAAATTGGAATGTTGGGAACAGTTATAAATGCTCTGTATTTGAAAGGTTCTCTTCAAAAAGTTGGTATAAAATGTGTTGTGGTTTCTCAGGTGACATCTTTACCATCGATTAGACCTATTCATTATGATGATATAAATCTTTACTTTGATGCAGGTTATGTAGTTATATTTGCTGGAGGAACGAGTAATCCGTTTTTCACAACAGATACTGCTGCTGCCCTTAGAGCTGTTGAAATGGGAGCAAATCTCCTGATAAAAGCAACTAAGGTTAATGGTATTTATGATAGTGATCCAAAGAAAAACAAATCTGCCCGAAAGCTTGATAAAATTTCTTACTATGATGCAATATCGCGTGGTCTCAAAGTGATGGATATGGAGGCTTTTTCAATATGTGGAAGGTACAAATTGCCAATAGTTATTTTGAACTTTTTCGAAGATGGTTCGTTGCTCAGGGCTGTTCGCGGAGAAGATGTTGGTAGTATTATCATGCCCGATTGA